In a genomic window of Malaclemys terrapin pileata isolate rMalTer1 chromosome 17, rMalTer1.hap1, whole genome shotgun sequence:
- the MYMK gene encoding protein myomaker isoform X1, whose protein sequence is MGSLVAKLLLPTISSLVFLPTISIAAKRRFHMEAMVYFFTMFFVAIYHACDGPGLSVLCFMRYDILEYFSIYGTALSIWVSLMALAEFDEPKRSTFVMFGVLTIAVRIYHDRWGYGVYSGPIGTAVLVITVKWLQKMKEKRGLYPDKSVYTQQIGPGFCFGALALMLRFFFEEWDYTYVHSFYHCALAMSFVLLLPKVNKKAGNAGNPAKLDCSTLCCCV, encoded by the exons ATGGGTTCATTAGTTGCCAAGCTTCTTCTCCCAACGATCAGCAGCCTGGTCTTCCTCCCGACCATCAGCATTGCAGCCAAGCGAAGATTCCACATGGAAGCTATGGTTTATTTCTTCACTATGTTCTTTGTTGCG ATTTACCATGCATGTGATGGACCTGGTTTGTCAGTGCTGTGTTTCATGCGATATGATATCCTGGAGTATTTCAGCATCTACGGGACGGCTTTGTCCATTTGGGTATCACTGATGG CTCTGGCAGAGTTCGATGAGCCTAAAAGATCGACCTTTGTGATGTTCGGCGTGCTCACTATAGCCGTGAGGATTTACCATGACCGATGGGGATATGGCGTCTACTCGGGACCAATCGGGACGGCCGTCCTTGTGATAACCGTGAAATGG CTGCAGAAGATGAAAGAGAAGAGAGGCCTCTACCCAGACAAGAGCGTCTACACACAACAGATAGGTCCAGGCTTCTGCTTTGGGGCGTTAGCACTCATGCTGAGATTCTTTTTTGAG GAGTGGGATTACACCTATGTGCATAGCTTCTACCATTGTGCCTTGGCCATGTCCTTTGTCCTGTTGCTGCCCAAGGTGAACAAGAAGGCAGGGAATGCAGGAAACCCCGCCAAACTGGACTGCTCCACTCTCTGCTGCTGCGTGTGA
- the MYMK gene encoding protein myomaker isoform X2, giving the protein MGSLVAKLLLPTISSLVFLPTISIAAKRRFHMEAMVYFFTMFFVAIYHACDGPGLSVLCFMRYDILEYFSIYGTALSIWVSLMALAEFDEPKRSTFVMFGVLTIAVRIYHDRWGYGVYSGPIGTAVLVITVKWLQKMKEKRGLYPDKSVYTQQIGPGFCFGALALMLRFFFEVPHSDFVDRSVVF; this is encoded by the exons ATGGGTTCATTAGTTGCCAAGCTTCTTCTCCCAACGATCAGCAGCCTGGTCTTCCTCCCGACCATCAGCATTGCAGCCAAGCGAAGATTCCACATGGAAGCTATGGTTTATTTCTTCACTATGTTCTTTGTTGCG ATTTACCATGCATGTGATGGACCTGGTTTGTCAGTGCTGTGTTTCATGCGATATGATATCCTGGAGTATTTCAGCATCTACGGGACGGCTTTGTCCATTTGGGTATCACTGATGG CTCTGGCAGAGTTCGATGAGCCTAAAAGATCGACCTTTGTGATGTTCGGCGTGCTCACTATAGCCGTGAGGATTTACCATGACCGATGGGGATATGGCGTCTACTCGGGACCAATCGGGACGGCCGTCCTTGTGATAACCGTGAAATGG CTGCAGAAGATGAAAGAGAAGAGAGGCCTCTACCCAGACAAGAGCGTCTACACACAACAGATAGGTCCAGGCTTCTGCTTTGGGGCGTTAGCACTCATGCTGAGATTCTTTTTTGAG GTGCCTCACTCAGACTTTGTGGATCGCAGTGTTGTTTTCTAA